The window AAATTGAAACACCTGGTGGATGACAATTTCTTTGGGCGCATTTACAGTGTCCGCGCAGAATTTGGCTATTGGGTCTTTGACGGCAAAGAACACGCTATGCAACGGCCTTCATGGAATTACCAAAAACAATATGGCGGCGGCATTATGCTCGATATGCTCTGCCATTGGCGCTATGTAATCGATAATATTTTTGGCGACGTACAAGCAATTTCCTGTTTGGGTGCCACCCACATTGAAAAACGCATTGATGAGGCGGGCACTCCTTTCGACGTCGATGTTGATGACGCAGCTTATGCCGCCATTAAGACGATGAATGAGATCATTTGCCAATTTAACTTCTCTTGGGCAACACGGGTGCATCGCGACGATTTGCTTGTCCTTCATGTGGATGGAGAAAAAGGATCCGCTGTGGCAGGATTGACCCATTGTCGGGTTCAAGCGGCAGCGGATACGCCGTGCCATGTTTGGAATCCCGATACAGGCCAACAAATTCATTACCAAGACAACTGGAAAAAAGTATTTGAGCAAGAACAGTACACGAATGCTTTTAAGGCGCAGTGGGAGCTCTTCTTAAAACACGTGG of the Candidatus Hydrogenedentota bacterium genome contains:
- a CDS encoding Gfo/Idh/MocA family oxidoreductase, whose product is METIHLGIIMNGVTGRMGTNQHLERSIMAIRKEGGLGLSDGRRILPEPILVGRNAEKLRSLSERYGDLPWTTDLDEVLGDSAYPLYFDALTTEMRVDSVKQAIAAGKHVYCEKPIATNTQDALTLYQLAEEAGIKHGVVQDKLWLPGLMKLKHLVDDNFFGRIYSVRAEFGYWVFDGKEHAMQRPSWNYQKQYGGGIMLDMLCHWRYVIDNIFGDVQAISCLGATHIEKRIDEAGTPFDVDVDDAAYAAIKTMNEIICQFNFSWATRVHRDDLLVLHVDGEKGSAVAGLTHCRVQAAADTPCHVWNPDTGQQIHYQDNWKKVFEQEQYTNAFKAQWELFLKHVVAGDAFRWNLLEGAKGIQLAELGMASWHQRKWMDIEPLVK